TTTTATTAGCGGCGCCTCTATCGTTAATGATCTGAAAATTATCGAATCATGGATCACCCCGCTAGGTTTAGCGTTGATCCGCAGCCAGAGCGGCACGCATATAGAAGGCAGTGAAACCCGCGTTCGCCAGGCGATGGCGTCGTTAATTAACGGCGTAATTAATCACAACGAACCCGGCTGTATTATCCATTCCCGCCTGGATTCAGGAAGCTATAAAGCGCTGGTCCATTATTTTGGCGAGGAAGACGTTTTATTTGTCCAGTCATTATTACAGGAAATGGAGCGCAGGCTGTGCTGGTCGTTAGGTGAACCGTATTATGTCAATATCTTCACCCATATCCTGATCATGATGTATCGCATTACTCGCGGGAATGCCTTACCGCGTCGGGAACAGGGAAATCAGCTCTTTGATGAGACTGTTTTCAGCGTGGCGCAGAATATGCTTCAAAAAATTGAAGCGCGGATCGTCCATTCGCTACCGGAAGATGAAGTCTGGTTTATTTATCAATACATCATCTCATCCGGCGTGGTGGTTGAAGAGCGTGATGATGTCAGTATGGCGCGTTACATGCACTCGAGCGACGAGGCCCGGCTGGTGACCAGCCGTCTGATTAGCGCTTTTTCAGCCATGATTGACATCGATTTAACCACCGACAGCGCATTATACGATGGCCTGCTTATTCATATAAAACCGCTGATTAACCGCCTTAATTTTCGCATTTATATTCGTAACCCTCTGCTTGAGGATATTAAAGGCGAGCTAATGGATGTCTGGCCGCTGACCCAGCGCGCGGTGAATCAGGTCTTCAGCGGCTGGGGCGAATGCGCGGTTTCCGACGACGAGATTGGCTATTTAACCGTTCATTTCCAGGCCGCGATGGAAAGACAGGTCGCCAGCAAACGCGTTCTGCTGGTCTGTTCGACGGGAATTGGCACATCGCACCTGTTGAAAAGTCGGGTGCTAAGAGCATTCCCCGACTGGACTATTGTCGGCGTGGTATCGGCGGGGAACCTGCACACCCTTCAACCGCAGGATAATATTGAATTAGTTATTTCGACGATAAATCTGCCGGAAATCAATCTGCCGGTGGTTTATGTCAGCGCATTTTTTAATGATGCCGATATCCGGCGGGTTACGGAAAAAATCGTCACCGATAAATTACATCAAGCGGCAATCTCTGCTGTAGATAATGAAATTTTATATCCATGAGGTAAAGAATATGGACATAACCAGGATTTTAAACACCAAACGCGTTTTGTTAGATATGCAGGCCACGAATAAAGCGGAAGCTATCGAGGAATTAACCGATTTATTGCAAAAAGATGGTGCGATAAGCTGCCGTGAAACATTTATTCAGGATGTCTGGCAGCGTGAGTCAGAAGGCTCAACGGGGTTTGAAAATCATATCGCGATCCCTCATGGAAAATCGTCTGCTGTTATTAATACCACCCTCGCTATTGGCCGCACCCAGCAGGATATTGCCTGGGAAACGCTGGACGGTA
This Klebsiella sp. RHBSTW-00484 DNA region includes the following protein-coding sequences:
- a CDS encoding BglG family transcription antiterminator, with amino-acid sequence MQMITSRQNRLLKFLLPRREYVTLMKIAEYLNVSEKTVQRDLRFLQQWLSEWKITIDKRSGTGVMLIADNVTDLLQLDQLLSNEGEDSDVMMNNSRRVKIAAQLLSDTPLETSINKLSERYFISGASIVNDLKIIESWITPLGLALIRSQSGTHIEGSETRVRQAMASLINGVINHNEPGCIIHSRLDSGSYKALVHYFGEEDVLFVQSLLQEMERRLCWSLGEPYYVNIFTHILIMMYRITRGNALPRREQGNQLFDETVFSVAQNMLQKIEARIVHSLPEDEVWFIYQYIISSGVVVEERDDVSMARYMHSSDEARLVTSRLISAFSAMIDIDLTTDSALYDGLLIHIKPLINRLNFRIYIRNPLLEDIKGELMDVWPLTQRAVNQVFSGWGECAVSDDEIGYLTVHFQAAMERQVASKRVLLVCSTGIGTSHLLKSRVLRAFPDWTIVGVVSAGNLHTLQPQDNIELVISTINLPEINLPVVYVSAFFNDADIRRVTEKIVTDKLHQAAISAVDNEILYP
- a CDS encoding PTS sugar transporter subunit IIA, with amino-acid sequence MDITRILNTKRVLLDMQATNKAEAIEELTDLLQKDGAISCRETFIQDVWQRESEGSTGFENHIAIPHGKSSAVINTTLAIGRTQQDIAWETLDGSQVRCIILFAVRLEDQNTTHIRLLSQVAGALADDDIIEQLLEETSPQRIIDLFSQYAESDTY